A stretch of the Bacillus thuringiensis genome encodes the following:
- a CDS encoding type IV secretion system protein — translation MLEKIIDWVGGLIIHMVKTLLAPIYGFMDTIPVLVFGGDNANLDFLYEKNAVTNVLDTGMPVMFKFVAFCVLVSVVVTAAKYSATAINPNNRTALIEYAKDLMIISICLWHLDFFYNIVFDLNSWITLEFKEAINGVNNGNFNPDQQIPLLKSGLSDYKTITELSMKGHENDYMFIIFGLFIEAGLMIWANFYYLMRAVTLYVLMLLGPVMVGMWLFPQKKQQTLYWIREFMGAVLIQAIHAITLWLVITLIGGAQNPIIKLVLLAMFIPVGEIVKSFIGLSINASGGIHRAGTMMGMGALASVAGLVKGVRDDYRNSKVKPDDKGDKEKTKEDADNPKNALGANLGTDVGTTSRAARMLKAGQIGSSIGKAATGLAGMAAGAGLGPGAMAVGSQVGSALGAAPGAVAGRSVAALGEGAVGLGKHIGSSVKKGVGTYSNLNGESYPELTDEDIAQDLATKDFESWKADNPDSAVGSRLKQAFPGASDAEIAKKVAKTNSDQMSHFKNQRKQDLQNMKKNATPYGNARDLVNAATNAFQKGYEADHKDAFMSQLPENMSAEDKEKKWNDHLNSKVQGFRNHAEQAATKAGAMPVDAKDKQGNNLFDKSFVNKDAFASQLALGKVGKAVEGVQGETLESGHQNMGQVGALVGASTAAFKKAYTEDHKAGFMKQFPADVPQQEKDAAWNKHLSQKVQGFKNHAQKAAEQAGIVQQQDGTSYANKDAFASQLSHQLQSNPNVNAMGVSSSAGIQKAVNGVKTHSLANGYGNQKQKDVSNVGNLVQASTESFKQGYAAENKANFMKNLSPTMSQTQKVEAWQSHLNDKGNEFKAVAQQAAVQAGAMPVQAKDTSGKSLHNQSYINKGAFASQLTKGLQSHASLGTVSQQVGSGITSAIQGVRSHGVATGGAINKAVFAATQTQASMARAGNLSVSEIENSYADASASVASIAQSAGKMSIPTSAVGRMTQQSTKVGMSVMEGVKHFMPTNALENVSKAYFNASDNVQQAGGNAVQRVISGTAAAVHTSLGGNAAERHYNVTKGLSYAAGVIGGAGAYQATARMASKHNPYNKAVQTEAKEIQEIQRMVPTTTDATGKQSVTEGAVRLVVTNNKSWIEAKDSSGMTQVVSRYGSGDSRVHQGQAVYKDLNISGGQLKPYKSGIIESPAYTQDSSGGKISISRDFNINPNQLVGNQNQRPLQQKSAFNEPPLTVNHKVDNGNFYMSDLNQGGYQNVQMVVERDRSYMVATTTDGTVSRISPFGKGDTRLQVNQRIERSCEVKDSNINPREEILVTHTPDEIVRKETQLNLSEHDPQNLIPFAPNPRLAQRKRRNNENGKYGVTSL, via the coding sequence ATGCTTGAGAAAATAATAGATTGGGTCGGTGGTCTTATTATCCATATGGTAAAGACCCTCCTAGCGCCTATTTATGGATTTATGGATACTATTCCAGTTCTAGTCTTTGGTGGAGATAATGCTAATCTAGACTTTTTATATGAAAAGAATGCGGTTACGAATGTATTAGATACCGGTATGCCTGTGATGTTTAAATTTGTTGCTTTTTGTGTCCTCGTCAGTGTAGTTGTTACAGCGGCAAAATATTCAGCAACAGCGATAAATCCAAATAATCGGACGGCATTAATTGAATATGCAAAAGACTTAATGATTATCTCGATTTGCCTCTGGCATTTAGATTTCTTTTATAATATTGTATTTGATCTAAACTCTTGGATTACATTGGAATTTAAAGAAGCGATAAATGGAGTAAATAACGGGAATTTCAACCCAGATCAACAAATACCTTTGTTAAAGTCTGGACTGTCTGACTATAAGACAATTACAGAGCTCTCAATGAAAGGTCATGAAAACGATTATATGTTTATCATATTTGGACTATTTATTGAAGCTGGATTAATGATATGGGCAAACTTTTATTATTTAATGCGTGCGGTGACACTGTACGTATTAATGTTACTAGGCCCTGTAATGGTAGGAATGTGGTTATTTCCACAAAAGAAACAACAAACGTTATATTGGATTCGTGAGTTTATGGGGGCGGTATTAATCCAAGCGATCCACGCAATTACCCTATGGTTAGTCATTACACTTATTGGTGGTGCACAAAATCCTATCATAAAATTAGTATTGCTTGCGATGTTTATCCCAGTTGGTGAGATTGTAAAAAGCTTTATCGGCCTTAGCATCAATGCATCAGGTGGTATTCATAGAGCAGGTACGATGATGGGTATGGGTGCTTTAGCAAGTGTGGCTGGACTGGTTAAAGGTGTTCGTGATGACTATCGTAATTCAAAAGTAAAACCTGATGATAAAGGGGATAAAGAAAAGACAAAAGAAGATGCTGATAACCCGAAAAATGCATTAGGAGCGAATTTAGGGACAGATGTTGGTACAACATCTCGTGCAGCTCGTATGTTAAAAGCAGGTCAAATTGGAAGCTCAATTGGTAAAGCGGCGACAGGACTTGCAGGTATGGCAGCGGGAGCTGGTCTTGGACCGGGAGCGATGGCAGTAGGCTCGCAAGTTGGAAGTGCATTAGGTGCTGCTCCTGGTGCAGTGGCTGGTAGAAGTGTTGCTGCATTGGGTGAAGGAGCCGTAGGCTTAGGGAAACATATTGGTTCCAGTGTGAAGAAGGGTGTGGGCACGTATTCAAATCTAAATGGCGAATCGTATCCAGAACTAACCGATGAAGATATTGCACAGGATTTAGCTACAAAAGATTTTGAATCTTGGAAAGCGGATAATCCAGATTCTGCAGTTGGAAGTCGCTTGAAACAAGCATTCCCTGGTGCATCCGATGCAGAGATTGCTAAAAAAGTAGCAAAAACAAATAGTGATCAAATGTCTCATTTCAAAAATCAACGGAAACAAGATTTACAAAATATGAAGAAAAACGCTACACCATATGGAAACGCTAGAGATTTAGTCAACGCTGCGACTAACGCATTCCAAAAAGGATATGAGGCAGACCATAAAGATGCGTTTATGAGTCAATTACCAGAAAATATGTCAGCGGAAGATAAAGAGAAAAAATGGAATGACCATCTGAACTCAAAAGTACAAGGATTTAGAAACCATGCAGAACAGGCTGCAACAAAAGCTGGTGCAATGCCAGTTGATGCAAAAGATAAGCAAGGGAATAATCTATTTGATAAGTCCTTTGTGAATAAGGATGCGTTTGCTTCTCAACTGGCACTTGGAAAAGTAGGAAAAGCAGTAGAGGGTGTGCAGGGAGAAACACTAGAAAGTGGCCATCAAAACATGGGACAGGTTGGTGCTCTTGTAGGAGCTTCCACTGCTGCATTTAAAAAGGCATATACTGAAGATCATAAGGCAGGATTTATGAAACAATTTCCTGCAGATGTACCACAACAAGAAAAAGATGCGGCATGGAACAAACATTTGAGTCAAAAAGTTCAAGGATTTAAAAATCATGCGCAGAAAGCTGCAGAACAGGCAGGTATTGTGCAACAACAAGATGGTACTAGTTATGCTAATAAGGATGCATTTGCTTCTCAGCTATCGCATCAATTACAAAGCAATCCAAATGTAAATGCAATGGGTGTATCTAGTTCTGCAGGCATTCAAAAAGCTGTGAATGGTGTGAAAACACACAGTTTAGCAAATGGATATGGAAACCAGAAACAAAAAGATGTAAGTAATGTCGGGAACTTAGTACAAGCATCTACAGAATCCTTTAAACAAGGATATGCAGCGGAGAACAAAGCAAACTTTATGAAAAACTTGTCTCCAACTATGTCTCAAACACAAAAAGTAGAAGCTTGGCAATCTCATTTAAATGATAAAGGTAATGAATTTAAAGCAGTCGCTCAGCAAGCGGCGGTACAAGCGGGAGCAATGCCCGTACAGGCAAAAGATACGAGTGGTAAGAGTCTACATAATCAATCGTATATTAATAAAGGTGCCTTTGCTTCGCAATTGACGAAAGGTTTACAAAGTCATGCTAGTCTTGGAACAGTGAGTCAACAAGTAGGTTCTGGAATTACTAGTGCGATTCAAGGTGTTCGTTCACACGGTGTTGCGACAGGTGGTGCAATCAATAAAGCTGTGTTTGCAGCTACGCAAACGCAAGCTAGTATGGCACGTGCAGGAAATCTGTCTGTTTCTGAAATTGAGAACTCGTATGCGGATGCGTCAGCTAGTGTAGCAAGTATTGCACAAAGTGCCGGCAAAATGTCTATCCCAACTTCAGCTGTGGGACGTATGACACAGCAAAGTACGAAGGTTGGCATGAGTGTGATGGAAGGTGTCAAACATTTTATGCCTACAAATGCACTAGAGAATGTTTCAAAAGCATACTTTAATGCGTCAGACAATGTTCAGCAAGCTGGTGGAAATGCAGTACAAAGAGTGATAAGCGGAACTGCAGCTGCTGTTCATACTTCATTAGGAGGTAACGCAGCAGAACGCCATTACAATGTGACGAAAGGATTAAGCTATGCAGCAGGTGTAATCGGTGGTGCAGGTGCTTACCAAGCTACTGCACGTATGGCAAGTAAACATAATCCCTATAATAAAGCAGTTCAAACAGAAGCAAAAGAAATTCAAGAGATTCAGAGAATGGTACCAACAACAACGGATGCTACTGGAAAGCAATCCGTTACTGAAGGGGCAGTGCGCCTTGTTGTGACAAATAATAAATCATGGATTGAAGCAAAAGATTCCAGTGGTATGACGCAAGTTGTATCCCGTTATGGTAGTGGAGATAGTCGCGTTCACCAGGGACAAGCTGTTTATAAAGATTTAAATATTTCTGGTGGACAATTAAAGCCGTACAAGAGTGGTATTATAGAGTCGCCAGCTTATACCCAAGATTCAAGTGGTGGCAAAATTAGTATCAGTCGTGATTTTAATATAAACCCAAATCAATTGGTAGGAAATCAAAATCAAAGACCTTTACAACAGAAATCAGCATTTAATGAACCGCCACTTACGGTAAATCATAAGGTAGACAATGGGAATTTCTATATGTCTGACTTAAATCAAGGGGGCTATCAAAACGTACAAATGGTGGTAGAAAGAGATCGCAGTTATATGGTGGCTACCACTACAGATGGCACGGTTTCACGGATTTCACCATTTGGAAAAGGAGATACACGACTACAAGTAAATCAAAGGATTGAAAGAAGTTGTGAAGTAAAGGATAGCAATATTAATCCAAGAGAAGAAATCTTGGTAACACATACACCGGACGAAATCGTACGTAAAGAGACTCAGCTAAATTTATCAGAACATGATCCACAAAATCTGATTCCTTTTGCGCCAAACCCTCGCTTAGCACAGCGAAAAAGAAGAAATAATGAAAATGGAAAGTATGGAGTGACAAGTCTATGA
- a CDS encoding lysozyme family protein yields MSQNPNDPNEQKKSNPLKDVASHFIKKKGMQARGKMVKMAGKAGRAAAKAAAKMLKAGILKIVGAVIAAVGVPAALIMGVIIAVCVILVSLVPFTDDDTKTEEQVKKYMEVSMALNVDWKEVVAFDMARYDNDLTGKDPHDAISYFLDIQYEEYTEKEVCEAGPNGPCEKKKKEMQKTKSESYSGPDVKKILGDTDFKKKIDEINASGSKKVTVSSHGLDKAMELAKFSKSQKERAREILEAGMLEATYGHLAPTGGFIGGMCVGAVSPGGEPVNLNEKVTGYLPKIKEMAEKHGVAQYVGILAAQMMQESGGAGNDPMQASEGHYGDLSPSCKGITGNARMGCIKDPNISIEAGVQEFKDVLGKANGDIALALQSYNFGSGFINYALAKGGYSEETAIEFSRSKNHLNPAGCSDPNNFRTKVNACYGDYTYVSKVLKYYKDLGCVASGDGEWISDKGWKWPTKSGRITDTFDAVRNEKQHNAVDIGAMTAGKAGDPVWSMEAGIVTAQTGNVNGGGLGVYVDHGNGIVSRYLHLNKISVAPGTMVTKGQIIGEMGGSNYDKDIGLLNMNGYAVHLDFQIRINDQPTDPMKFFKKNDDPGLSSGGSPIMTNDKRQKVLAEAKKWLGQGKVRYVLGDRNPPGGTSDCSGFTQYVFRTSIGVQLGDWTGAQVGQGKQVPDINHAQPGDLIFFENPGHVAIYMGNQKMIHIGDNKGVQITGLNYTARGQHMTQIRNVID; encoded by the coding sequence ATGAGTCAAAATCCTAACGATCCAAATGAACAGAAAAAAAGTAACCCGTTAAAAGATGTAGCTTCACACTTTATTAAGAAAAAAGGGATGCAAGCGCGCGGGAAAATGGTGAAAATGGCAGGTAAAGCAGGAAGGGCGGCAGCGAAAGCTGCTGCCAAAATGCTAAAAGCAGGTATACTAAAAATTGTGGGTGCTGTTATAGCGGCGGTTGGAGTACCTGCCGCTTTGATTATGGGAGTAATTATTGCTGTGTGTGTGATTTTAGTCTCTTTGGTACCTTTTACCGATGATGATACGAAAACAGAGGAACAAGTTAAAAAATATATGGAAGTCTCAATGGCTCTGAATGTTGATTGGAAAGAGGTTGTCGCCTTTGACATGGCGCGATACGATAATGATTTAACTGGTAAAGATCCGCATGATGCTATATCATACTTCTTGGATATCCAATATGAAGAATATACGGAAAAAGAGGTATGTGAGGCAGGACCGAATGGCCCTTGTGAAAAAAAGAAAAAGGAGATGCAAAAAACCAAATCTGAAAGTTACTCCGGACCGGATGTAAAAAAGATATTAGGAGATACAGATTTTAAGAAAAAAATAGATGAGATTAATGCGAGTGGTAGTAAAAAAGTGACAGTTTCTTCTCATGGGCTAGATAAAGCCATGGAACTCGCAAAGTTTAGTAAGAGTCAAAAAGAGCGTGCTCGTGAGATATTAGAAGCCGGGATGTTAGAGGCAACGTATGGACATCTTGCGCCAACTGGTGGATTTATTGGCGGTATGTGTGTAGGTGCTGTGAGTCCAGGAGGAGAACCTGTCAATCTTAATGAAAAGGTAACAGGGTATCTTCCTAAAATTAAAGAGATGGCAGAAAAACATGGTGTTGCTCAATATGTTGGTATTCTGGCAGCTCAAATGATGCAGGAATCAGGTGGAGCAGGAAATGACCCAATGCAAGCATCAGAAGGGCATTATGGAGATTTAAGTCCATCTTGTAAAGGTATAACAGGAAATGCGCGTATGGGTTGCATTAAAGATCCAAATATTTCTATTGAAGCTGGAGTACAAGAATTTAAAGATGTATTAGGAAAGGCGAATGGAGACATAGCCCTTGCCTTACAGTCCTATAATTTTGGCTCAGGCTTCATAAACTATGCTTTAGCAAAGGGTGGCTATTCAGAGGAAACAGCTATTGAGTTCTCAAGAAGTAAAAATCATTTAAACCCAGCTGGTTGCTCCGATCCTAATAACTTCCGAACCAAGGTAAATGCGTGTTATGGGGATTATACGTACGTTTCTAAAGTTTTGAAATATTACAAGGATTTAGGTTGTGTAGCGTCCGGGGATGGCGAATGGATTTCCGATAAAGGTTGGAAATGGCCAACAAAATCAGGTCGTATTACAGATACATTTGATGCAGTTCGAAATGAGAAGCAACATAATGCTGTAGATATTGGGGCTATGACCGCTGGAAAAGCTGGAGACCCTGTTTGGTCAATGGAAGCAGGTATTGTAACCGCCCAAACAGGAAATGTAAATGGTGGTGGTTTAGGTGTTTATGTAGACCACGGAAATGGTATTGTATCTCGTTACTTACACTTGAATAAAATATCAGTTGCACCAGGAACTATGGTTACGAAAGGGCAAATTATTGGAGAGATGGGCGGTTCAAACTATGATAAAGATATTGGTTTACTTAATATGAATGGCTACGCTGTCCATTTAGATTTCCAAATTCGTATTAACGACCAACCAACGGATCCAATGAAATTCTTTAAGAAAAATGATGATCCAGGATTATCATCAGGTGGTTCTCCTATCATGACGAATGACAAACGACAAAAAGTATTAGCAGAAGCAAAAAAATGGCTCGGTCAAGGAAAAGTAAGATATGTATTAGGGGATCGGAATCCACCAGGTGGTACTTCAGATTGCTCAGGATTTACGCAGTATGTCTTTAGAACAAGTATAGGCGTCCAACTTGGAGATTGGACAGGTGCTCAAGTGGGACAAGGTAAACAGGTACCGGATATAAATCATGCACAACCAGGGGATCTTATATTCTTTGAAAACCCAGGACATGTTGCAATTTATATGGGGAATCAAAAAATGATTCATATTGGTGATAATAAAGGTGTACAAATTACAGGTCTAAACTACACAGCAAGAGGTCAACATATGACGCAAATTCGTAATGTTATAGACTGA
- a CDS encoding CPBP family intramembrane glutamic endopeptidase, which produces MNNSNLHKSGYIILIYFIMTQFVGIIGVQLLAKTGWYDIQGNQQQAIQQLLVHWELIGFSLILIFFFLIYKKEVMNDSKLSIKFSRVSFGWILVGIVAVFLAQTIGSILDKSIFHLTTQSVNTSSNIESAAISPLALLSIVILAPLVEELVFRYAAINILSRRFNKIGCILVSSLFFSIMHFDFPFVFGYFLIGVVLAAIYVRTNRLLVSFVVHATMNLIIVILQIF; this is translated from the coding sequence ATGAATAATAGTAATTTACATAAATCAGGTTATATCATACTCATATATTTTATAATGACTCAATTTGTTGGAATAATAGGAGTACAATTGCTAGCGAAGACAGGCTGGTATGATATTCAGGGGAATCAACAGCAAGCAATTCAGCAACTGCTTGTTCATTGGGAACTAATAGGATTTTCACTCATATTAATATTCTTCTTTCTTATATATAAGAAAGAAGTGATGAATGATTCGAAGTTATCGATTAAATTTTCAAGAGTATCATTTGGTTGGATTTTAGTAGGAATAGTTGCAGTATTCTTAGCGCAGACAATTGGTAGTATTTTGGATAAAAGTATATTTCACTTAACTACACAATCAGTAAATACATCAAGTAATATTGAATCGGCAGCAATTTCTCCTCTTGCTCTTTTATCAATTGTAATTCTTGCTCCGCTAGTTGAGGAGCTTGTATTTCGTTACGCGGCCATAAATATATTGAGCCGTAGATTTAATAAAATTGGGTGTATATTAGTTAGTTCCTTGTTTTTCTCAATCATGCATTTTGATTTTCCTTTTGTATTTGGATATTTTTTAATTGGAGTTGTACTTGCGGCAATATATGTACGTACTAATAGGTTACTAGTATCATTTGTCGTTCATGCTACTATGAACTTAATAATTGTTATACTTCAGATTTTTTGA
- a CDS encoding DUF2325 domain-containing protein, whose protein sequence is MEMSTILVLGGSNGRTLEKLAKKRDCQVIFHDGKNHGGVKKTFRSVIKKYDVIVVQKGACGHVSIDVAKEYAKKYDVPLLFNQGFGGTGALEIGLKHLQAA, encoded by the coding sequence ATGGAAATGAGTACAATTTTAGTTTTAGGTGGTTCAAATGGTAGAACATTAGAGAAATTAGCGAAAAAAAGAGATTGTCAGGTTATTTTTCATGATGGGAAAAATCATGGTGGTGTAAAGAAAACGTTTCGTAGTGTCATAAAAAAATATGATGTTATTGTCGTGCAGAAAGGTGCATGTGGCCATGTGTCTATTGATGTAGCAAAAGAATACGCAAAGAAGTATGATGTCCCGCTTTTATTTAATCAGGGGTTTGGAGGAACAGGCGCGTTAGAGATTGGGTTAAAACATTTGCAAGCAGCCTGA